GGGCTTCTGCTGCAGGCTGGTTTAATGGCCGGGAAACAGTTTTTAACCGCAGTAACTCCCGGTAAGAGCGCTTACCTTTACCGTTCTCAATCAGGATTTCTTCACCGGCTGCCGGGGTTTTAATAGCTATATCTACCCGCATACCTGCACCGATGGAATAGTTATCGAGTCGCTTAGGCTCTGCCAGCGGATTAGCATCAATACTGATGATGTAAGCGGGGTAGTCTTTAATCCGCAGTTTATAGACCAGCGTGTTGTCGACGTTGGCGAAACGCAGGCGTAACCAGCCTTCAGCGGGTACATCTATGATCGGTTTATTAATCCCGTTTACGGTGGCGTAGTTGCCCGGGGTGCCCATACGGGCCGCGTTGCGGGGTGTGGTGAGTGGTTTGAAAGAACCATCTTTGTTTAAGTGCCAGTTCTTCAGCATCAGCGGTAAGTCGGCAGCAAACTCGTTGGGCGAGAATGTATCTGAATCGGATTCTTCAACGATCAGTAATCCTACTAGTCCTTTACCTAACTGTTCCACGCTGTTGACGTGAGGGTGGAACCAGAAAGTGCCTGCGTCCGGTGGGGTGAAATGATAGATAAAAGTTTCACCTGGCATGATCGGCTTTTGGCTAAGAAAAGGCACGCCGTCCATTTTTATATCAATGCGTATACCGTGCCAGTGAATGGTCGTTGGTTGCTGTAGCTTGTTAACGACCCTGATTGTGATGGGCTTTCCCTGCTTTGCCTTCAACGGTGCATGAGGATATTCACCATTGAATCCCAGACCTGGCGTGACAGTGTCGGGCCTTATTTCCAGATCAGCCGGTTCAACGCTCAGGGTATAGTCGTATTCGCCGTTCTGTTGCATTCGGGTAACAGGTACGCAGCCGGTAAGAACTGCGCTCGCCAGCAAACTGGTTTGCAGGCTGGTTTTTAAAAAGTCGCGGCGGTTTACGCTCATGCTAAATCTCTGTTGAAAGACTCAATGGCAAGATCTCAGATGAAGAGATTTTGTTTTATGAACTTACTTTTATTAATCACAAATGGGAATTATTTGCGTTTTTATAGGGTCATACTTCTAATGTCAAACTTTACGTATAAGCTTCGTATATGTTCGCATTTTCATAATTGATCAAGTTAAGCTAAAAGAACGACTAAAAAGCGAGCTGAGCCCGGAGGCTATAGTGATAGATAAAATAAAGCATTTTTTCACCCAGCAATTATCCGTTGATGATGCGAATGACTCTTCTGAGACGTTACAGCTGGCGGCTGCAACTTTGCTTATTGAACTGAGTAAGGCTGATTATAAGCGTGACCCGGAAGAACAGCAGGCAATAAAAACGGCATTAAACAAGTGCTTTGACCTTGATCAAAAGCAGTTGAATGCGGTTATGGAGCTGGCAGAGCAGCGCAGCAATAGTGCAACATCACTGTATCCGTTTACCAGTTTGATCAGCGATCACTACAGCCCCGAGCAACGTTTTGAGTTAGTTAAAATGTTATGGCAGGTTGCTATAGCAGATGGCGAAATCAGCAAATACGAAGATCATTTAATACGCAGAATTGCTGACTTGATACATGTTTCACACAGCGATTTTATTCGCGCAAAACTTGCGGTTTTAGATGAACAATAACGGCTTGATAAGCTGTTTTTCCAGCTGTGAATGTAAAAGATAACTGAGGCGCGGGATACGCCTTTTCGGTATCTTATGTATCTGTCTATTTCCCGGATACCCAACATAAGCAAACTTTATATTGTTGCCCGCTTTAGCTTCCCCAGCTGAGTAATTTCTGAGGGTTGCTTTGAATATCCAGAATTTTTTCCCTTAATAGCTCCATGAATGCCACTGTGATTTTAGAACGGGGGTTATGCGCCGGGAAGATCATGCCGATCTTTAACGAGACCTCTGGGGCAAAATCGCGGAATACCACTTTGCCGGGCTGTGCGTAGCTGCAATAGCTGGATGCAGAAATCGGATCGAGAATACAAACCCCTAATTTACGCTCGACAAATGTTAGCGCCGGAATAAAGAACCGGGTCTGCAGGCGTACATTCATATGATAACCACTTGATTCAAAGCAACGCAGAAGATCCTGAAAGATCATATGATCCGGGTGCAGGGTGATCATGGGTTCGCCGTCCAGCAATTCCGGCGTGATGAGTTCTTCTTTTGCTAACGGGTGATCAGCGGGCAGGGCGCACATGGCTCTCAGGTTGAACATTTCTGTTTTACACAGGGTGATATTGTCCTGTGT
The DNA window shown above is from Aliamphritea ceti and carries:
- a CDS encoding multicopper oxidase family protein gives rise to the protein MSVNRRDFLKTSLQTSLLASAVLTGCVPVTRMQQNGEYDYTLSVEPADLEIRPDTVTPGLGFNGEYPHAPLKAKQGKPITIRVVNKLQQPTTIHWHGIRIDIKMDGVPFLSQKPIMPGETFIYHFTPPDAGTFWFHPHVNSVEQLGKGLVGLLIVEESDSDTFSPNEFAADLPLMLKNWHLNKDGSFKPLTTPRNAARMGTPGNYATVNGINKPIIDVPAEGWLRLRFANVDNTLVYKLRIKDYPAYIISIDANPLAEPKRLDNYSIGAGMRVDIAIKTPAAGEEILIENGKGKRSYRELLRLKTVSRPLNQPAAEAPPLPPLNPLSEPDLANATVKRFTFEWEGAVTPADSNGKSMPRFWAINRIPWTGMSADNIPAPLATLELGKTYIFDLKNATPHRHPIHIHGVMFKVIRSNQKKIDPFFTDTVLMERNEQVQIAFVADNPGRWMYHCHVIEHMKTGLMGYITIA
- a CDS encoding tellurite resistance TerB family protein — translated: MIDKIKHFFTQQLSVDDANDSSETLQLAAATLLIELSKADYKRDPEEQQAIKTALNKCFDLDQKQLNAVMELAEQRSNSATSLYPFTSLISDHYSPEQRFELVKMLWQVAIADGEISKYEDHLIRRIADLIHVSHSDFIRAKLAVLDEQ
- a CDS encoding LysR family transcriptional regulator, producing MNLRQMEAFRAVMMYGSVSQAAKQLFKTQPAVSMLINSLEQDIGFQLFERRKKRLYPTPEADYLYTEIEVIFERINDVSQTVQDIQNKQYGFLRIGCMPGPSTFFMPQLLADFLEEHPKVQASLQTRTSDAIAEWVSSNQYDLGLAEVTQDNITLCKTEMFNLRAMCALPADHPLAKEELITPELLDGEPMITLHPDHMIFQDLLRCFESSGYHMNVRLQTRFFIPALTFVERKLGVCILDPISASSYCSYAQPGKVVFRDFAPEVSLKIGMIFPAHNPRSKITVAFMELLREKILDIQSNPQKLLSWGS